The window GACGATGGCGTGGCGCCAGTAGTCACGGAACGTCGTGTACGGGACGACACCCGAATACGAGAGTGCGCTCATCACGAGCGGGAGCTGGGCCGCGAGCCCGAACGAGGCCGAGAGCAGCATGATGAACTGCGCCCACTTGACGATGGAGTAGGTGGGCGCGAAGCCGGACTGGACGGCGTTCTCGGCGAGGAACTGGAAGGCGGTGGGGAAGAAGACGGCGTAGCCGTACGCGACGCCGCCGCAGAACAGCAGGAAGCTGAAGAACGAGACGGTGGCGATCTTCCAGCGGGGGATGCCGGTCGGCCAGATGCCACGCGCTTTCAGCGCGTCCCGGGAGTAGTAGAGCAACAGGGGGAGCGCGACGAGTATCCCGACGACGAGGCCGATCTTCACCTGGAGGAGGATGACGTCGAACGGCGTGACCGCGACGATGACGATGTCCTCCTGAACGTTGAGGTCGGCCTTCAGCTGGGCCCAGACGAAGTTCCGGAGGACGTAGATGGTCCCCATGAGCCCGACGACGAACAGGATGAACACCTTCTGCAGGTGCTTCTGGACCTGCCGGAGCATCGCGCCCGCCGTCTCACGGCCACTGTCCAGCGTCCGGGCCGTGTCCTCGTCCAGGTATGATGACACTGCCAGTCAGTTACGTGGAGGCACCTATCAATCTTTCAGATATCGGGACGAGGTCGTCGTCTGCCGAGACTCCCGCTCCCAGCGACGAACGAGGACAACAGCGACGACAGCGACCCACAGCAGCGCCGACCGAAGACAGCAAGACGGCTACGAAGCCCTCGTGCGCTCCCGGCCGGAGAGCGGTTGCTCCGTCGGCCGGTTCCGGGGCCAGGAAGCGCGCCAGCGGCCCCCCTGTGGAGGTCGTTCGCGCCAGCGAGCGGGCCGGAACACCCCGCCGCTGGCGCGGGGAGGTGTGGGGACGCTAGCACTCCGCTGGAACCACAACGCGCGAACGCTCGATGCGACCAGCAACAGGGCGGGACTGAAAGGGGCCGCCCGCTCGACGAAGCACGCCGACGCAAGCACCGCAACGAGCGAAGCGAGTGAGGAGCGCAGCGAGGCGCGCGAGTCGAGCGGGCGGGGGCTTTCAACAGGAGTCGATTGTCGCTATCGTAGCAGCCATAATAAAGAGAGTTAATTTTCTAAGAACCAGATTAGAATAATATATACCAAATAAATGATATAATTGAGTGATAATAGGATAGTTGGATGCTTGAACGCAGAATTCCCCTGCCCACGGTCCCACAACACTCAAGTTCCGTTCCCACCCATCCGGTCCCATGCCAGTCGGACGCACCGGACGGCGCGTCGCCCCGCAACCGCCAGCGGCGTCCGACCCGTTCTTCTTCGCCTGACGCGGCGGCGGACCCGCTGACCCCTCGGAAACTGGAGACGAAACGAAGGGGTCGGCGGGGAAACCGTCGCGCAGGTCGGAACCGTTAGTTGACCGGCCGCCGCAGGCATCGACGACGACCATCCGGGCGGCCATCCGCCGGCCGCTCGCACGCACGACACCCAATCACCACAACATGCGACTTCCGGCAACACAGGTCGCGCTGCTCGAGGCCGCCAGCGCGACCGAGACGAAGACGGTCGAATCGCTCGCCGAACAGGTAGACGCCGACACGACCGCGGTCACGAACGCCGCGTTCGAACTCGAGGCCGAGAGCCTCGTCGAGGTCGACGAGTACGCCGCCGAGGACGTCGACCTCACCGAGGAGGGCGAGCGCTACCGCGAGGACGGGCTGCCCGAGTTGCGGCTGTATCGGGCGGCCGTCGATGCGGGGGCCGAGGACGACCCCGTCGGCATCGGCCAGCTGGTCGGCGCCGCCGAACTGGACGGCCCCGAGGTCGACATCGCACTCTCGAACTTCGCGCGGAAGGGCTTCGGCGACATCGAGGAGGGCGCCGTGACGGTGGACCTCGAGGGCGGCCCGGACGTGGACCCCGACGACGACCCGGAGGAGGGTGCGCTGGACGCCATCGCCGGCGGGAACGCCGGCTACCTCGACGGGAACGTCCTCGACCGGCTGGTCGACCGTGGCCTCGCCACCCGGCACGAGACGACCGTGCGCTCCGTGACGCTCACGGACGAGGGCGTGACGGCGCTGATGGAGGGCGTCGAGGTGGCCGAGACCGTCGGCGCGCTCACGCCCGAACTCCTCACGAGCGGTGAGTGGGAGGACGTCGAGTTCGCCGAGTACAACGTCGCGGCCGACGCCGAGGCCGAGTACGGCGGCCGCAAGCACGTCCTCCGGCAGACCGCCGACCGGGTGAAGGACGTCCTCGTGGGGATGGGGTTCCAGGAGATGGAGGGCCCCCACGCCGACGCGGAGTTCTGGATCAACGACTGCCTGTTCATGCCACAGGACCACCCCGCCCGGACCCACTGGGACCAGTTCGCGCTGGACGTGCCGCCGATGCGTGACCTGCCCGACGACCTCGTGGACCGGGTCGAGTCCGCCCACCGGGAGGGCGTCGGCGACGACGGCGACGGCTACCACTCCCCCTGGACCGAGGACGTCGCGAAGGGCGTCGACCTGCGGGGCCACACCACCTCACTGTCGATGCGCTACCTCTCCGGCGAGCAGGTGGGCGAGCTGGAGCCGCCCCAGCGGTGGTTCTCCGTCGAGAAGGTGTACCGCAACGACACGCTCGACCCGACGCACCTGCTGGAGTTCTTCCAGATCGAGGGCTGGGTGATGGCCGAGGACCTCTCCGTGCGGGACCTGATGGGGACGTTCACGGAGTTCTACGAGCAGTTCGGCATCACGGACATCGAGTTCAAGCCCCACTACAACCCGTACACGGAGCCCTCGTTCGAGCTGTTCGGCACGCATCCGAAGACGGGCGAGATCGTCGAGATCGGCAACTCGGGTATCTTCCGCGAGGAGGTGCTCCGGCCGCTCGGCGTGGAGTGCGACGTGATGGCCTGGGGACTGGCGCTGGAGCGACTGCTCATGCTCATGTACGGCTTCGAGGACATCCGCGACGTGCACGGGACGCTGTGTGACCTGGACCTCCTGCGGACCGCGGAGGTGGTGAACTGATGCCCGTCGTCGACGTGGACCCGGACGAGCTGCGGCACCTGACCGGGCACGACGAGAAGGACGACGAGGAACTCAAGGACGACCTGTTCGCGCTCGGCCTGGAGTACGAGGGCGAGACCGAGGACGGCCTGATGCAGCTGGAGTTCGCGCCCGACCGCCTCGACCGCCTGTCGGTCGAGGGGGTGGCGCGCTCCCTGCGCTACCAGTACGGCGACGACCGCGGCGTCTACCTCCCGAACACGAACGACGCCGACTGGACCATCGAGGTCGAGGAGTCCGTTCCCGCCGAGCGCCCGTACGTCACGGGCGCCATCGTCCGCGGCCTGGACATGGACGAGGCGGGCCTGGACTCACTCATCCAGTTGCAGGAGAAGCTCCACGCCACGATGGGCCGCAAGCGCGCGAAGGGCGCCATCGGCGTCCACGACCTGACGATGCTGAAGGGAGGACCGGCCGCGGGAGACGGGGACGGCCAGAAGTCCATCCGCTACGTCGGCATCGAGCCCGACGGCGACACGTTCGTCCCGCTGGACTCGAACCGGGAGCTGACGCCCGGAGAGGTCCTCACCGAGCACGACACCGGCGAGACGTACGCC of the Haloglomus salinum genome contains:
- a CDS encoding phenylalanine--tRNA ligase subunit alpha; amino-acid sequence: MRLPATQVALLEAASATETKTVESLAEQVDADTTAVTNAAFELEAESLVEVDEYAAEDVDLTEEGERYREDGLPELRLYRAAVDAGAEDDPVGIGQLVGAAELDGPEVDIALSNFARKGFGDIEEGAVTVDLEGGPDVDPDDDPEEGALDAIAGGNAGYLDGNVLDRLVDRGLATRHETTVRSVTLTDEGVTALMEGVEVAETVGALTPELLTSGEWEDVEFAEYNVAADAEAEYGGRKHVLRQTADRVKDVLVGMGFQEMEGPHADAEFWINDCLFMPQDHPARTHWDQFALDVPPMRDLPDDLVDRVESAHREGVGDDGDGYHSPWTEDVAKGVDLRGHTTSLSMRYLSGEQVGELEPPQRWFSVEKVYRNDTLDPTHLLEFFQIEGWVMAEDLSVRDLMGTFTEFYEQFGITDIEFKPHYNPYTEPSFELFGTHPKTGEIVEIGNSGIFREEVLRPLGVECDVMAWGLALERLLMLMYGFEDIRDVHGTLCDLDLLRTAEVVN